One genomic segment of Natrialbaceae archaeon AArc-T1-2 includes these proteins:
- a CDS encoding DUF1616 domain-containing protein, whose product MSLRETTVSRLASVRRYPTDLAAVSLAAGLAYYVVTSYGAGSELRFIAAIPLILFFPGYALVSVLFPAAPRASRRSRSTSITNVRPRGVDVVERLGLALALSIAIVPVAGIVLSATGWGLEAESAAAAFAFVAIVFSQLAVVRRIRLPVAERFTVPLTTVLGPLYRARGESAVATATSILLVLAIVAAGVTLAAAFVSPQSASEFTELGLYTEDDGELVAGQFPSSVEPGESIPVVVGIENHEGEPREYTVVVQQQTVEDGTVTDRTTLEAVPAQVDDGEAMTIDRAITPTATDDTVRIVVLLYDDDPPAEPTRENALEDTFFWVTVDGGDGDEDEGEAEGEDADAEAEDEDTDDAESEDEDTDDAEAEGEDTDDAEAEDEDTDDAETEDDDADDVEAEEEDTDDEGEDGDDAGIDDVEDGASSLFDAVDGLLTDDE is encoded by the coding sequence ACGTCGTACGGCGCCGGCAGCGAACTCCGGTTCATCGCCGCCATCCCGCTCATCCTGTTTTTCCCCGGGTACGCACTCGTGTCGGTCCTGTTCCCGGCAGCGCCTCGAGCGTCCAGGCGGAGCCGGTCGACGTCGATCACGAACGTGCGTCCTCGCGGTGTCGACGTCGTCGAGCGACTCGGACTCGCGCTCGCACTTTCGATCGCGATCGTTCCGGTCGCCGGCATCGTCCTCTCCGCGACCGGGTGGGGGCTGGAGGCAGAATCGGCCGCTGCCGCGTTCGCGTTCGTCGCCATCGTCTTCTCACAGCTCGCCGTCGTTCGACGCATCCGACTCCCCGTCGCCGAGCGATTTACCGTCCCACTAACGACAGTCCTCGGGCCGCTTTATCGCGCTCGCGGGGAGAGTGCCGTCGCGACGGCGACGTCGATTCTGCTCGTACTCGCGATCGTCGCTGCAGGCGTGACGCTGGCGGCGGCGTTCGTCTCACCACAGTCGGCAAGCGAGTTCACGGAGCTCGGTCTGTACACCGAAGACGACGGAGAACTGGTAGCCGGACAGTTCCCCTCGAGCGTCGAACCGGGTGAATCCATCCCGGTCGTCGTCGGGATCGAGAACCACGAAGGCGAACCTCGCGAGTACACGGTGGTGGTCCAACAACAGACGGTCGAAGACGGGACGGTCACCGATCGAACCACCCTGGAGGCGGTTCCGGCCCAGGTCGATGACGGCGAAGCGATGACGATCGACCGCGCGATCACACCGACTGCGACGGACGATACCGTCCGTATCGTGGTGCTCCTCTACGACGACGATCCACCGGCCGAACCAACCCGGGAAAACGCCCTCGAGGATACGTTCTTCTGGGTTACGGTCGATGGAGGCGACGGCGACGAAGACGAGGGCGAAGCCGAAGGTGAGGACGCCGACGCCGAAGCCGAGGATGAGGACACTGACGACGCCGAATCCGAGGATGAGGACACTGACGACGCCGAAGCCGAGGGTGAAGACACTGACGACGCCGAAGCCGAGGATGAAGACACTGACGACGCCGAAACCGAAGACGATGATGCCGACGACGTCGAAGCCGAGGAAGAAGACACCGACGACGAGGGCGAAGACGGTGACGACGCCGGGATCGACGACGTCGAAGACGGGGCGAGCAGCCTCTTCGACGCCGTCGACGGTCTGCTCACCGATGACGAGTGA